One Calditerricola satsumensis DNA segment encodes these proteins:
- a CDS encoding YbaB/EbfC family nucleoid-associated protein: MRFGGNMNQMMKQVKKLQEQMQQMQAELKNKTVEGTAGGGMVTVTMNGHKEVLAVRIRPEAVDPDDVEMLEDLVRAAVNNALKAVDELIERDMGKLAGGINLPGLF; the protein is encoded by the coding sequence ATGCGGTTTGGCGGCAACATGAACCAAATGATGAAGCAGGTAAAGAAACTGCAGGAACAGATGCAGCAGATGCAGGCCGAGCTCAAAAACAAGACGGTGGAAGGAACGGCCGGAGGGGGCATGGTGACCGTCACGATGAACGGACATAAAGAGGTGCTCGCGGTGCGCATTCGGCCGGAGGCGGTGGATCCGGATGACGTGGAAATGCTCGAAGACTTGGTGCGCGCAGCGGTGAACAACGCGTTGAAGGCGGTTGACGAGCTGATCGAGCGCGACATGGGCAAGCTGGCGGGCGGGATCAACCTTCCTGGACTGTTCTGA
- the dnaX gene encoding DNA polymerase III subunit gamma/tau — MTYRALYRVWRPQRFADVVGQEHVTRTLQNALREGRIAHAYLFAGPRGTGKTSTAKILAKAVNCEQGPAPEPCNRCAACEGITAGAVVDVVEIDAASNRGVDEIRDIREHVKFAPTQVRYKVYIIDEVHMLTTEAFNALLKTLEEPPAHVLFILATTEPHKLPATVVSRCQRFAFRRIGLADLVKQLRAICAESGVEAEERALVRLARAADGGMRDALSLLDQVFSFCPSRITVEDVMAVTGGVEEEAAIRLLSRLIHGDAAGVVEGLNDLIAQGKDPERVTKELLELCRELLLIRIAPDMPEARERVQGDEALAALAEGVAVDRLFAVIEELTRTQAEMRWTPYGRILLETVLVKLALSSGKPSPAASPAGSVEPALMQRIAALEARLRQVEEELKRVRSGRSGANGSQASGAAVAAPTTTELPAASTSRRSGDEPRVPWAQVEAVARAGTPDQLAEVVKLWPKVLAAVKARSLQVHALLVDGRPVAASADGVVLAFKNQFHREATEKPPRKQLIEEVLRDVLGRACRVVTLLEEQWAMREAASGERQQAVTAEREPERDPIVEEARRLVGDALVEIRD; from the coding sequence ATGACCTACCGCGCGTTGTATCGGGTGTGGCGTCCTCAGCGCTTTGCCGATGTCGTGGGGCAGGAGCACGTGACGCGAACCCTCCAGAATGCATTGCGCGAAGGCCGCATTGCGCATGCGTATCTTTTCGCGGGCCCGCGGGGAACGGGCAAAACCAGCACGGCCAAAATTTTGGCCAAAGCGGTCAATTGCGAACAGGGGCCGGCGCCGGAGCCGTGCAACCGCTGTGCGGCATGTGAAGGCATCACCGCCGGGGCGGTGGTGGATGTCGTGGAAATTGACGCGGCGTCCAACCGCGGCGTGGACGAGATTCGCGACATCCGCGAACACGTTAAGTTTGCCCCCACGCAGGTCCGCTACAAGGTGTACATCATCGACGAGGTGCACATGTTGACCACGGAGGCCTTCAACGCCCTGCTGAAGACGTTGGAGGAGCCTCCCGCTCACGTGCTGTTCATCCTGGCCACCACCGAGCCGCACAAATTGCCGGCCACCGTGGTGTCCCGTTGCCAACGCTTTGCGTTTCGGCGCATTGGTCTGGCCGACTTGGTGAAGCAGCTGCGGGCGATCTGCGCCGAAAGCGGCGTGGAGGCCGAGGAACGTGCCCTCGTGCGTCTGGCACGCGCGGCAGACGGCGGCATGCGGGACGCCCTCAGCCTGTTGGACCAGGTTTTTTCTTTTTGCCCGTCGCGCATCACCGTTGAGGACGTCATGGCGGTGACAGGGGGCGTTGAGGAAGAGGCCGCCATTCGGCTGCTCTCGCGCCTCATCCACGGGGATGCCGCCGGCGTGGTGGAAGGGCTGAACGACCTCATTGCCCAGGGGAAAGATCCCGAACGCGTCACGAAGGAGCTGCTCGAATTGTGTCGCGAGCTCCTTCTCATCCGTATCGCGCCTGACATGCCGGAAGCGCGCGAGCGGGTGCAGGGTGACGAGGCCCTCGCTGCCCTGGCCGAAGGGGTTGCCGTGGATCGGCTGTTTGCCGTCATCGAAGAGTTGACGCGCACCCAGGCGGAGATGCGCTGGACGCCGTACGGGCGGATTCTGTTGGAGACGGTGCTGGTGAAGTTGGCCCTCTCCTCCGGCAAGCCCTCGCCGGCGGCATCGCCTGCCGGCAGCGTGGAACCGGCGCTGATGCAGCGGATCGCGGCCCTGGAGGCCCGGTTGCGGCAGGTGGAAGAGGAGCTCAAGCGCGTGCGCAGCGGCCGAAGCGGTGCAAATGGGAGCCAGGCGAGCGGCGCGGCTGTTGCGGCGCCAACGACGACGGAGCTGCCGGCGGCTTCCACTTCCCGTCGCTCGGGGGACGAACCGCGGGTGCCGTGGGCGCAGGTGGAGGCGGTGGCGCGCGCAGGAACGCCGGATCAGTTGGCCGAGGTGGTCAAGCTGTGGCCGAAGGTGTTGGCGGCGGTCAAGGCGCGCAGCCTGCAGGTGCACGCCCTGTTGGTCGATGGCCGTCCGGTGGCTGCGTCGGCCGACGGTGTGGTGTTGGCCTTCAAAAACCAGTTTCACCGGGAAGCGACGGAGAAACCGCCGCGCAAGCAGTTGATCGAAGAGGTGTTGCGTGACGTGCTGGGGCGCGCGTGCCGGGTCGTCACACTGCTTGAGGAGCAGTGGGCGATGCGCGAGGCTGCAAGCGGCGAGCGGCAGCAGGCGGTGACGGCGGAACGCGAGCCGGAACGGGACCCGATCGTCGAGGAAGCGCGGCGGCTGGTGGGCGATGCCCTTGTGGAGATTCGCGACTAG
- a CDS encoding ATP-binding protein: MTGYQDPEVRGRLLDAFVHGDVEQPVFRALAERAAATFVHPVPVVDLRCADGTTKRTRVYVSEVLSDLFADGYLFAFPDASPTQISLPETFFRRLVFDINLGIVLINRDGRIVEVSQMACEIFGLAKHQLINAKVDDVLADLPEEHRILRRTLLEGVKVRNYAITWNNGIQRYELLIDSDTVRDEQGNAIGAYLVFKDVTNLRSLEEQIQRHDRLAMIGQIAAGTAHEIRNPLTSIKGFVQMLRHSLEEKGLQKEKQFTEIMLNELNRINALVSELLLLSKPRDVQYQLVDLNHVLAEIMPIVRSEALLHGIEVVEHLDGNLPMVIGDSELLKQVFLNICKNGIEAMGNEGTLTISYRIDEKEKTVSIDIHDTGPGIPPYVLDKIFDPFFTTKENGTGLGLPVCQRIIHDIGGAIRVSTKGYGTTFHIIISISSS; encoded by the coding sequence GTGACGGGTTACCAGGATCCTGAGGTGCGAGGGCGTCTGCTCGACGCGTTTGTCCACGGCGATGTGGAGCAGCCGGTGTTTCGCGCGTTGGCCGAGCGCGCGGCGGCTACCTTCGTTCACCCTGTTCCGGTGGTGGATCTTCGCTGCGCCGATGGAACCACCAAACGAACGCGCGTGTACGTGTCGGAAGTGCTTTCCGATTTGTTCGCCGACGGGTATCTCTTTGCGTTCCCTGATGCGAGTCCCACCCAAATTTCCTTGCCCGAGACGTTTTTTCGTCGCCTGGTTTTTGACATCAACCTCGGCATTGTGCTCATCAATCGCGACGGCCGCATCGTTGAAGTCAGCCAGATGGCCTGTGAGATTTTCGGTTTGGCGAAGCACCAGCTGATCAACGCCAAGGTGGACGACGTGTTGGCTGATTTGCCGGAAGAACACCGAATTTTGCGAAGAACGCTGCTCGAAGGGGTAAAGGTGAGAAATTACGCCATCACCTGGAACAACGGAATCCAACGCTATGAGCTCCTCATCGATTCGGATACCGTTCGCGACGAGCAAGGAAACGCGATTGGGGCGTATCTCGTGTTCAAAGACGTGACGAATCTTCGTTCGTTGGAAGAGCAGATTCAGCGCCACGACCGTTTGGCGATGATCGGCCAGATTGCCGCGGGTACGGCCCACGAGATTCGCAACCCCCTCACGTCCATAAAAGGGTTTGTGCAGATGCTGCGCCATTCGCTCGAGGAAAAGGGGTTGCAGAAGGAAAAGCAGTTCACCGAGATCATGCTGAACGAATTGAACCGGATCAACGCCTTGGTGAGCGAGCTGCTCCTGCTCAGCAAACCCCGTGACGTGCAATACCAGTTGGTCGACTTGAACCACGTGTTGGCCGAGATTATGCCCATCGTGCGCAGCGAGGCGCTGTTGCACGGCATCGAGGTGGTGGAACACCTGGACGGCAACTTGCCCATGGTGATCGGGGACAGCGAGCTCTTAAAACAAGTGTTTCTCAACATTTGCAAAAATGGGATTGAAGCGATGGGCAACGAGGGCACCTTGACCATTTCCTACCGCATTGACGAAAAGGAAAAGACGGTCAGCATCGACATCCACGACACCGGCCCGGGCATTCCGCCTTACGTTTTGGACAAAATTTTTGATCCGTTCTTCACGACGAAAGAGAACGGGACCGGCTTAGGGTTGCCCGTCTGCCAGCGCATCATCCACGATATCGGCGGGGCCATTCGCGTGTCGACAAAGGGGTATGGCACGACGTTCCATATCATCATCTCGATATCCTCATCGTAA